A single region of the Triticum dicoccoides isolate Atlit2015 ecotype Zavitan chromosome 2B, WEW_v2.0, whole genome shotgun sequence genome encodes:
- the LOC119367966 gene encoding LOW QUALITY PROTEIN: potassium channel AKT3-like (The sequence of the model RefSeq protein was modified relative to this genomic sequence to represent the inferred CDS: inserted 2 bases in 2 codons): MQRLAAGAGHVTAAVRFEGQAHDDVRXPGARRGAXGGGVQSRGESGGGRFSVFTAILPSLGAQHSHSFRRTSVRRWVVSPYDPRYRLWDSYLVCLVLYSAWVSPFEFGFLQNPHGPLAIADNTVNVFFAMDIVLTFFVAYTDKRTYLLVDEPAKIAWRYASTWLVLDVASTVPTELSRRILPPDLRTYGVFGMLRLWRLRRVGALLSRMEKDRKFSYFWVRCSKLVAVTLFAVHCSGCFYYLLADRYPNPAETWISISMPHFHTESLWNRYVASMYWSITTLTTVGYGDMHAVNSREMLFTTFYMLFNLGLTAYLIGNMTNLVVHGTSRTRKYRDKIQAATSFAQRHELPKRLQDQMISHLSLKFRTHSEGLQQQETLDALPKALRSSISHHLFFGLVQNVYLFQGVSNDLIFQLWGICSTGYLVSAAQLLGKVSEMSAEYFAPREDVILQNEAPSDFYIIVTGSVLASMAKSGEVIGEIGVLCYRPQLFTARTKSLCQLLRLDRANFLKVVQSNVGDATIIMNNLIQYLKEHKGDGVISRIAKDIERMLATGQLDLPITLCFAASRGDDFLMHQLLKRGLDPNETDNCGRTALHIAASNGSEQCVRRLLENGADANARDPEGKVPLWEALCRRHQPVVQLLLEAGADLSAGDGAMYARVAVEEDDAVLLGEIARCGGDLAAACSSDGTTPLHRAVLDGNARMVRVLLEHGADPDRVDARGLTPTALADRHAHTDIQQLFASHRHQDQQGAPKPSSTEEGVAVAPAAPQVTRFRSEPSARVLPPSGSVGSSPSPNRAGPQSNSSSARSTPQRMASFRNSLFGVISSSFHGNRLDGGGGTSFLHRHERNPISSHVRVTISCPEQGRGERRLLVFVPETMLQLLELGGNRFGFAATRVITSDGAEIDDVRLVRDGDHLLLVSDQWVPDTTSGHRKQ; this comes from the exons atgCAAAGGCTCGCCGCCGGCGCCGGTCACGTGACCGCGGCCGTACGTTTCGAAGGACAGGCGCACGATGACGTCC GTCCTGGTGCGCGCCGTGGGG GGGGCGGCGGGGTCCAGTCTCGCGGCGAAAGCGGCGGCGGCCGGTTCAGCGTCTTCACGGCGATCCTCCCGTCGCTGGGCGCGCAGCACAGCCACAGCTTCAGACGGACCAGTGTCCGGCGCTGGGTCGTGTCCCCCTACGACCCTCGCTACCGGCTGTGGGACAGCTACCTCGTCTGCCTCGTGCTCTACTCCGCGTGGGTGTCCCCTTTCGAGTTCGGCTTCCTCCAGAACCCCCACGGCCCGCTGGCCATCGCCGACAACACCGTCAACGTCTTCTTCGCCATGGACATCGTCCTCACCTTCTTCGTCGCCTACACCGACAAGAGGACCTACCTGCTCGTTGACGAGCCCGCCAAGATCGCCTGGCGCTACGCCAGCACCTGGCTCGTCCTGGACGTCGCCTCCACCGTGCCCACCGAGCTCTCCCGCCGGATCCTCCCTCCCGACCTCCGAACCTACGGCGTCTTCGGCATGCTCCGCCTCTGGCGACTCCGGCGCGTCGGTGCCCTCCTGTCCCGCATGGAGAAGGACCGCAAGTTCAGCTACTTCTGGGTCCGGTGCTCCAAGCTCGTGGCCGTAACGCTCTTCGCCGTGCATTGCTCTGGGTGCTTCTACTATCTCCTCGCCGACCGGTACCCGAACCCGGCCGAGACCTGGATCAGCATCTCCATGCCGCACTTCCACACCGAGAGCCTTTGGAACCGCTACGTGGCGTCCATGTACTGGTCCATCACCACCCTCACAACTGTGGGCTACGGCGACATGCACGCCGTCAACTCGAGGGAGATGCTCTTCACCACCTTCTACATGCTCTTCAATCTCGGCCTCACCGCCTACCTCATCGGCAACATGACCAACCTCGTCGTCCACGGCACCAGCCGCACCAGGAAATAC AGGGACAAGATCCAGGCGGCAACGAGCTTCGCGCAGCGGCACGAGCTGCCGAAGCGGCTGCAGGATCAGATGATCTCTCACCTCAGCCTGAAATTCAGGACGCACTCAGAGGGGCTCCAGCAGCAGGAGACGCTGGACGCGCTGCCCAAAGCATTAAGGTCCAGCATCTCGCACCACCTCTTCTTCGGGCTGGTCCAGAACGTCTACCTCTTCCAGGGGGTCTCCAATGACCTCATCTTCCAGCTG TGGGGAATTTGCTCAACTGGTTACCTTGTTTCTGCTGCGCAATTGCTTGGGAAGGTGTCTGAGATGAGCGCCGAGTACTTTGCGCCGCGAGAAGACGTGATACTGCAGAACGAAGCGCCCTcggatttctacatcattgtcactgGTAGTGTG CTGGCCAGCATGGCCAAGTCCGGCGAAGTCATCGGCGAGATCGGGGTCCTGTGCTACAGGCCTCAGCTCTTCACGGCCCGGACAAAGTCCCTGTGCCAGCTCCTGCGCCTGGACCGCGCCAACTTTCTCAAGGTCGTCCAGTCAAATGTTGGGGATGCCACCATAATCATGAACAATCTCATCCAG TACCTCAAGGAACACAAGGGTGACGGCGTGATCTCTCGCATCGCCAAGGACATCGAGCGCATGCTTGCCACAGGCCAGCTTGATCTGCCAATCACGCTCTGCTTCGCGGCGTCCAGAGGAGATGACTTTCTGATGCACCAGCTGCTGAAGCGCGGCCTGGACCCCAATGAGACCGATAACTGCGGCCGTACAGCACTG CATATAGCGGCTTCCAATGGGAGTGAGCAGTGCGTCAGGCGCCTGTTGGAGAATGGTGCTGATGCGAATGCCAGAG ATCCAGAAGGAAAGGTGCCCCTGTGGGAGGCTTTGTGCAGGAGGCACCAGCCCGTGGTGCAGCTGCTGCTGGAGGCCGGTGCGGACCTGTCGGCGGGGGACGGGGCCATGTACGCTCGCGTCGCCGTCGAGGAGGACGACGCCGTGCTGCTGGGGGAGATCGCCCGGTGCGGCGGGGACTTGGCCGCCGCGTGCTCTAGCGACGGCACCACCCCGCTGCACCGCGCCGTCCTGGACGGAAACGCCAGGATGGTCAGGGTCCTGCTAGAGCACGGCGCTGATCCTGACAGGGTGGACGCCCGCGGGTTGACGCCGACGGCCTTGGCCGACCGCCACGCCCACACCGACATTCAGCAGCTGTTCGCGTCGCACCGCCACCAGGACCAGCAGGGAGCGCCGAAGCCCTCGTCGACGGAGGAGGGCGTCGCCGTGGCGCCAGCGGCTCCGCAGGTCACGAGGTTCAGGAGCGAGCCGTCGGCGAGAGTACTGCCACCCAGCGGTAGCGTCGGGTCGTCGCCGTCGCCGAACCGGGCGGGCCCCCAGTCAAACTCCTCGTCGGCGCGCAGCACGCCGCAGCGGATGGCCAGCTTCCGGAACTCCCTCTTTGGCGTCATCTCCTCGTCGTTCCACGGAAACCgactcgacggcggcggcggtacgAGCTTCCTGCATCGCCACGAGAGGAATCCGATCAGCTCGCACGTCCGGGTGACCATCTCGTGCCCTGAACAGGGGCGGGGCGAGAGGAGGCTGCTCGTGTTCGTGCCGGAGACGATGCTGCAGCTGCTCGAGCTCGGGGGGAACAGATTCGGGTTCGCGGCGACGAGGGTAATAACGAGCGACGGCGCCGAGATCGACGACGTGAGACTCGTCAGGGACGGCGACCACCTCCTCCTAGTCTCAGATCAGTGGGTTCCCGACACTACCAGCGGGCATAGGAAACAATAA